One part of the Paraglaciecola sp. L3A3 genome encodes these proteins:
- the nrdR gene encoding transcriptional regulator NrdR, translating into MYCPFCSVQETKVIDSRLVADGSQVRRRRECTICKERFTTFEMAELVMPRVVKRDGSREPFNEDKLRAGLQRALEKRPVSTEQVEQCISRLKSSLRATGEREISSEFLGNLIMNALKELDKVAYVRFASVYRSFEDIREFGEEIARLGD; encoded by the coding sequence ATGTATTGCCCATTTTGTTCTGTGCAAGAAACTAAAGTTATTGATTCTCGTTTGGTGGCTGATGGCAGTCAGGTTAGACGCAGACGTGAATGTACAATTTGTAAAGAACGTTTTACTACTTTTGAAATGGCTGAGTTGGTAATGCCTAGAGTGGTTAAACGGGATGGTTCCAGAGAACCTTTCAACGAAGATAAGTTACGTGCAGGTTTGCAACGGGCATTAGAAAAACGCCCTGTGAGCACCGAGCAGGTTGAACAATGTATTAGTCGTTTAAAGTCTTCTTTACGGGCCACTGGTGAGCGCGAAATCAGCAGTGAATTTTTAGGCAACCTAATTATGAATGCTTTAAAAGAGTTAGATAAAGTGGCTTATGTGCGTTTTGCTTCTGTATATCGTTCTTTTGAAGATATCCGTGAGTTTGGCGAAGAGATTGCCCGCTTAGGCGACTAA
- the glyA gene encoding serine hydroxymethyltransferase, producing the protein MLTRDMNIADFDPELYQAIQHENLRQEQHIELIASENYCSPRVLEAQGSQLTNKYAEGYPHKRYYGGCEYVDIAEDLAIERAKQLFGCDYANVQPHAGSQANSAVFMALLNAGDTVLGMSLAHGGHLTHGASVSFSGKTYNAVQYGLNPDTGEIDMAQVEALAIEHKPKMIIGGFSAYSGIVDWQKFREIADKVGAYLLVDMAHVAGLVAAGVYPSPMAHAHVVTTTTHKTLAGPRGGLILSACGDEAIYKKLNSAVFPGGQGGPLCHVIAAKAVAFKEALQPEFKVYQQQVVKNAKAMVAVIQERGHKVVSGGTDNHLFLLDLIGKEYTGKDADAALGAANITVNKNSVPNDPRSPFVTSGLRIGSPAITRRGFKEEQAKQVANWICDVLDNINDQAVIARVKGEVVALCEAFPVYG; encoded by the coding sequence ATGCTTACACGTGATATGAATATTGCTGATTTCGATCCAGAATTGTACCAAGCAATTCAACATGAAAACCTACGCCAAGAGCAACATATTGAACTCATTGCTTCTGAAAACTATTGCAGCCCACGTGTGCTTGAAGCCCAAGGCTCTCAGCTAACTAACAAATATGCCGAAGGGTATCCTCACAAACGTTATTACGGTGGTTGTGAATACGTAGATATTGCTGAAGATCTAGCCATTGAACGTGCTAAACAATTGTTCGGTTGTGATTATGCTAACGTTCAGCCACATGCTGGTTCACAAGCTAACTCAGCTGTATTTATGGCGTTATTGAATGCTGGTGATACTGTTTTAGGCATGAGCTTAGCTCACGGTGGTCACTTGACTCACGGCGCATCTGTTAGTTTTTCAGGTAAAACTTACAATGCGGTTCAATATGGATTAAACCCAGATACGGGTGAAATCGATATGGCGCAAGTTGAAGCTTTGGCCATTGAACATAAACCTAAAATGATCATCGGCGGTTTCTCTGCTTATTCAGGTATTGTTGATTGGCAGAAATTCCGTGAAATCGCTGACAAAGTAGGTGCATATCTATTAGTTGATATGGCGCACGTTGCAGGTTTAGTAGCAGCGGGTGTTTATCCAAGCCCTATGGCTCATGCACACGTTGTCACTACTACTACTCACAAAACCTTAGCGGGTCCTCGTGGTGGTTTGATTCTATCTGCTTGTGGCGATGAAGCTATTTATAAAAAGCTAAATAGTGCGGTTTTCCCTGGTGGACAAGGTGGTCCTTTGTGTCACGTGATTGCTGCTAAAGCCGTGGCATTTAAAGAAGCGTTACAACCAGAATTTAAAGTGTACCAACAGCAAGTGGTGAAAAACGCCAAAGCTATGGTGGCTGTTATTCAAGAACGTGGACACAAAGTTGTGTCTGGCGGAACCGACAATCACTTGTTCTTATTAGATTTGATTGGCAAAGAATACACTGGTAAAGATGCTGACGCGGCACTAGGAGCGGCTAACATTACAGTGAATAAAAACTCTGTACCTAATGATCCACGTTCACCGTTTGTGACCAGTGGTTTACGTATTGGTTCTCCGGCTATCACACGTCGCGGTTTTAAAGAAGAGCAAGCAAAACAAGTGGCTAACTGGATCTGTGATGTGTTGGATAACATTAACGATCAAGCTGTGATTGCTCGTGTTAAAGGTGAAGTTGTCGCTTTGTGTGAAGCTTTCCCTGTTTATGGCTAG
- a CDS encoding Gfo/Idh/MocA family protein, protein MKTMNWGVLGPGSIAQTFAEAISQSEHGKLTAVASRSVERGQAFAKTYNVPTVYTSYEDLVNDPNIDIIYIATPHSFHYPQAKLCLEAGKHVLLEKPSTINTQQIQILTKLAQQKNLFLQEAIWTRFMPCLAKVKEKIEQGVIGDIQYITSTIGFAFQHRKETRLYDPKLGGGALLDLGLYPIAVSQALLGEQPNVIQAMGRVGERQIDESTLVNMHYPSGRYSQFTCSATGHCPNTMTIVGSDGNIVLPAMFWDTDQAHIYDLNGLVETIDMPHQVNGFEYQIEESMRCIQAGKHFSDLMTHDESIGIIQIMDEVRQQIGLQFCAEIEAL, encoded by the coding sequence ATGAAAACAATGAATTGGGGAGTGTTAGGCCCAGGTAGTATTGCACAAACATTTGCTGAAGCAATCAGTCAGTCAGAGCATGGTAAGCTAACTGCTGTAGCGAGTCGTTCGGTTGAACGGGGTCAGGCGTTCGCTAAAACCTATAATGTTCCTACTGTTTATACTAGTTATGAAGACTTGGTGAATGATCCAAATATCGATATTATTTATATTGCCACGCCCCATAGTTTTCATTATCCCCAAGCTAAGTTATGTCTAGAAGCAGGTAAACATGTATTGTTGGAAAAACCATCCACCATCAATACCCAACAAATTCAGATTTTGACAAAACTCGCTCAGCAAAAAAATTTATTTTTACAAGAAGCTATTTGGACTCGGTTTATGCCTTGTTTAGCCAAGGTTAAAGAAAAAATTGAGCAAGGTGTAATAGGCGATATTCAGTATATCACTTCAACCATTGGTTTTGCTTTTCAACATAGAAAAGAAACGCGCTTGTACGATCCTAAACTAGGTGGCGGAGCTTTGTTAGATTTGGGATTATATCCCATAGCGGTTAGTCAAGCTTTGCTTGGTGAACAGCCTAATGTGATCCAAGCTATGGGGCGCGTAGGTGAAAGACAAATAGACGAAAGTACTTTGGTCAACATGCATTATCCGTCAGGACGTTATTCTCAGTTTACTTGTTCAGCTACAGGCCATTGTCCAAATACCATGACTATTGTTGGCTCAGACGGCAATATCGTGTTGCCGGCTATGTTTTGGGATACCGACCAAGCACATATCTATGATTTAAATGGTTTAGTTGAAACCATTGATATGCCACATCAAGTAAACGGATTTGAATATCAAATAGAAGAATCAATGCGTTGTATCCAAGCCGGTAAGCATTTTAGTGACTTGATGACCCACGATGAAAGTATCGGCATTATCCAAATTATGGATGAAGTTCGTCAACAAATTGGTCTGCAATTTTGTGCAGAAATCGAAGCACTTTAA
- the ettA gene encoding energy-dependent translational throttle protein EttA produces the protein MAQYVYSMLRVGKVVPPGKHILKNISLSFFPGAKIGVLGLNGSGKSTLLKIMAGIDTDIEGEAIPQTGLKIGYLPQEPQLDETKDVRGNIEEAVQDVVHALKRIDEVYAEYAEEGADFDALAKEQGELEAIIQSKDGHNLDNALERAADALRLPPWDADVSKLSGGERRRVALCKLLLEKPEMLLLDEPTNHLDAESVAWLERFLHDYEGTVVAITHDRYFLDNVAGWILELDRGQGIPWEGNYSSWLEQKDARLEQEEKTESARQKSIKTELEWVRSNAKGRQSKSKARMARFEELNTGDYQKRNETSELFIPPGERLGDKVFEVTGLQKSYGDRLLIDDLNFKMPKGAIVGIIGPNGAGKSTLFRMLTGQEQADAGTIDIGDTVQLASVDQFRDHMDGKNTVYKEISDDSDIIRIGNFELNSRAYCGRFNFKGSDQQKFIKDLSGGERNRVHLAKLLKAGGNVLLLDEPTNDLDVETLRALENALLEFPGCAMVISHDRWFLDRIATHIMDYRDEGKINFFDGNYTEYSAWLKATYGTDVVEPHRLKYKKISK, from the coding sequence ATGGCACAATACGTATACAGCATGTTACGGGTCGGAAAAGTCGTTCCACCTGGTAAACATATCTTAAAAAATATCTCTTTAAGCTTTTTCCCTGGCGCAAAAATCGGCGTATTAGGTTTGAATGGCTCAGGTAAATCAACCTTACTTAAAATAATGGCTGGCATAGACACGGATATTGAAGGTGAAGCTATCCCGCAAACTGGATTAAAAATTGGTTATCTTCCTCAAGAACCACAACTAGACGAAACTAAAGACGTGCGTGGCAACATTGAAGAAGCAGTACAAGACGTAGTCCATGCACTTAAACGCATTGATGAAGTTTATGCTGAATATGCCGAAGAAGGCGCTGACTTTGATGCTTTAGCCAAAGAACAAGGTGAACTTGAAGCGATTATTCAGTCGAAAGACGGCCATAACTTAGACAACGCTTTAGAACGTGCAGCCGATGCATTACGCCTGCCACCATGGGATGCGGATGTTAGCAAATTGTCTGGGGGTGAACGTCGCCGCGTCGCACTATGCAAATTATTACTCGAAAAACCAGAAATGTTATTACTCGACGAACCAACCAACCACTTGGATGCTGAGTCTGTGGCATGGTTAGAACGTTTCTTACATGACTATGAAGGTACTGTCGTAGCCATTACCCATGATAGGTATTTCTTAGATAACGTAGCCGGCTGGATCTTAGAGCTAGACCGTGGCCAAGGTATACCTTGGGAAGGTAACTACTCTTCATGGTTAGAACAAAAAGATGCCCGTCTTGAACAAGAAGAAAAAACCGAAAGTGCACGACAGAAATCGATTAAAACAGAATTAGAATGGGTTCGCTCAAATGCTAAAGGTCGACAATCGAAAAGCAAAGCACGTATGGCTCGCTTCGAAGAGCTAAATACTGGCGATTACCAAAAACGTAACGAAACCAGTGAATTATTTATTCCACCTGGCGAGCGTTTAGGTGACAAAGTATTTGAAGTCACAGGTTTACAAAAATCTTATGGTGATCGGTTATTGATCGACGACCTAAATTTCAAAATGCCTAAAGGTGCCATAGTCGGTATTATCGGCCCGAACGGTGCGGGTAAATCAACCCTATTCAGAATGTTAACCGGTCAAGAACAAGCGGATGCAGGTACAATTGATATAGGCGACACAGTGCAATTAGCCAGTGTAGATCAATTCCGTGACCATATGGACGGAAAAAATACCGTTTATAAAGAAATTTCTGATGACTCAGACATTATCCGAATTGGTAATTTTGAATTAAACAGCCGAGCTTATTGTGGACGTTTTAACTTTAAAGGCTCAGACCAACAGAAGTTTATTAAAGACTTGTCTGGTGGTGAACGTAACCGAGTGCATTTAGCCAAACTGTTAAAAGCTGGCGGCAATGTATTGTTACTGGATGAGCCAACCAATGACTTGGATGTTGAAACCTTACGAGCATTAGAAAATGCCCTATTAGAGTTTCCTGGTTGTGCCATGGTTATTTCCCATGACAGGTGGTTCTTAGATAGAATTGCCACCCATATCATGGATTATCGTGACGAAGGTAAAATTAACTTTTTTGATGGTAATTACACTGAATACTCTGCTTGGCTTAAAGCGACATATGGAACAGATGTTGTTGAACCTCATAGATTGAAATACAAAAAGATTAGTAAGTAA
- a CDS encoding ABC transporter substrate-binding protein, whose product MIKVLGVRFNIFKVLLFVVLLGICEIAQANKKIELCIENNDYKPYLQAGPNGQDNVEGILIDIVVKSAQQADLQVKFVRFPWLRCQSLVKSGELQGLLLMIKTPERQTEFAFPDDPQYMYQNEYPIIVKKNGPFDTVETNTPSIFYQDNSLNINTYRTRVVSGLSAPFGYVAYQFLQQQNLLSPVNADLKTAAKLIENGRLDGYVIARSFADAFVKQPDVSEKLSVTSGFVLKSNVYAPFNLDYYQKNKTIVSAFWQALHENRPHKELSYLVKNQNDK is encoded by the coding sequence GTGATTAAAGTTTTAGGCGTAAGATTTAATATATTCAAGGTACTTTTATTTGTTGTGCTACTAGGCATATGCGAAATAGCACAAGCGAATAAAAAAATTGAACTATGTATTGAAAATAACGATTATAAACCCTATCTGCAAGCAGGACCCAATGGGCAAGATAATGTTGAAGGGATATTAATCGATATTGTTGTGAAATCAGCACAGCAGGCAGATTTACAAGTAAAATTTGTTCGATTTCCTTGGTTAAGGTGTCAATCCTTAGTGAAAAGTGGTGAGTTACAAGGATTACTGCTTATGATTAAAACCCCCGAACGACAGACTGAGTTTGCTTTTCCAGATGATCCACAATATATGTATCAAAACGAATATCCCATTATAGTTAAGAAAAATGGCCCTTTTGATACAGTCGAAACAAATACACCTTCAATTTTTTATCAAGATAACTCACTTAATATTAATACTTATCGAACAAGAGTTGTAAGCGGACTCAGTGCTCCATTTGGTTATGTGGCTTATCAATTTTTACAACAACAAAATCTGTTAAGCCCTGTAAATGCAGATTTAAAAACGGCTGCTAAATTAATTGAAAATGGTCGTTTAGACGGTTATGTGATTGCTAGATCGTTTGCCGATGCATTTGTGAAACAACCAGATGTGTCAGAGAAACTAAGTGTCACTTCAGGTTTTGTACTGAAAAGTAACGTATATGCTCCATTCAACTTAGATTACTATCAAAAAAATAAAACTATAGTTTCAGCTTTTTGGCAGGCTTTACATGAAAACCGTCCACATAAAGAATTAAGTTATCTCGTTAAAAATCAGAATGATAAATAA